The following proteins come from a genomic window of Aquimarina sp. MAR_2010_214:
- a CDS encoding PD40 domain-containing protein codes for MKATKLLILTIVISLNTVFAQENVENASSFPRLEGPYLGQKPPGITPEVFAPGFVSTEHRDHNAFFTPDMKEFYFTRKDVKNGKWSLVLFKSENNQWRESVVGPRVGRPLLAPDGKCMHLGSKYIERTEIGWSEVKSLGPMFDREDWGIMRLSASVKGTYVFDDYKSNDVIRISTLKDGKREEPRLLGKEINTGKYNAHPFIAPDESYIIWDGERDSGYGDIDLYISFRQQDGSWGAAINLGNKINTSVREASAYVTPDGKYIFFNREVSSGNGDIFWVDAQIIETLRPK; via the coding sequence ATGAAAGCTACTAAATTATTAATACTGACAATCGTTATATCGCTAAATACTGTCTTTGCTCAAGAAAACGTTGAAAACGCTTCTAGTTTTCCACGCTTAGAAGGTCCCTATCTCGGGCAAAAGCCGCCAGGTATAACCCCTGAAGTTTTCGCCCCTGGTTTTGTTTCGACAGAGCATCGTGACCATAACGCTTTCTTCACACCCGACATGAAAGAGTTTTATTTTACTAGGAAAGACGTCAAAAATGGAAAATGGTCGTTAGTTCTTTTTAAATCCGAAAATAACCAATGGCGCGAGTCTGTGGTGGGACCCAGGGTGGGTCGCCCCCTCTTAGCTCCTGATGGTAAGTGTATGCATTTGGGCAGTAAATATATAGAACGCACCGAGATTGGATGGTCAGAAGTAAAAAGCCTTGGGCCCATGTTTGACCGGGAAGACTGGGGTATTATGCGCCTGTCGGCATCCGTCAAGGGCACCTATGTTTTTGACGATTATAAGAGCAACGATGTAATCCGCATATCAACACTCAAAGACGGCAAACGCGAAGAACCAAGACTGCTCGGCAAAGAGATTAACACCGGAAAATACAATGCCCACCCATTCATAGCGCCAGATGAATCCTATATTATTTGGGATGGTGAAAGAGATAGCGGGTATGGTGATATTGACCTGTATATCAGTTTTCGACAGCAAGACGGTTCATGGGGTGCTGCCATTAATTTAGGGAATAAAATAAACACAAGCGTTAGGGAGGCTTCAGCATACGTAACGCCAGACGGAAAATATATTTTCTTTAATAGAGAGGTAAGCTCAGGTAATGGGGATATATTTTGGGTGGATGCGCAGATTATTGAGACGCTCAGGCCCAAATAA
- a CDS encoding heme-binding domain-containing protein, giving the protein MKKIKFLILGLLVSFILIQFIKPDKFETYTAINENSEYNKLLTSVPDSIELIIKNSCYDCHSNQTNLQWFDKIIPINFVVDSHIKEGRKALNFSNFDSLNSKQVSAKLFYSLNKALSGEMPLPSYTLAHSKSKITNKELQQIKSYLLSISERKLTDSIQIVKNSIEYYQLLDKKIKQQVKPTLNGIEYIPDYQEWKAVSTTDRFDNRSMRVIYANDVAVKAIETGKINPWPNGTVFAKAAWAQQIDNNEIIRLGNFIQVEYMIKDTEKYASTDSWGWARWRGDELKPYGSDALFVNECITCHKPVEKYDYVFTAPLNLNVLNSSK; this is encoded by the coding sequence ATGAAAAAAATAAAATTCTTGATACTTGGACTGCTGGTTAGCTTTATATTGATTCAATTTATAAAACCAGATAAATTTGAAACTTATACTGCTATCAACGAAAATAGTGAATACAATAAATTATTAACTTCAGTACCTGATAGCATTGAACTTATAATTAAAAATTCATGTTATGATTGTCATTCAAATCAAACTAACCTTCAATGGTTTGATAAAATCATACCTATTAACTTTGTTGTAGATTCACATATAAAAGAAGGACGTAAAGCGTTAAATTTTTCAAACTTTGACAGCTTGAACTCCAAACAAGTAAGCGCAAAACTCTTTTACTCACTTAACAAAGCTTTAAGTGGCGAAATGCCTCTTCCGTCATATACATTAGCTCACTCAAAATCCAAGATTACCAATAAAGAATTACAACAAATTAAATCATATTTATTGTCGATTTCTGAGCGGAAACTTACTGATAGTATACAGATTGTTAAAAACTCAATAGAATATTATCAACTTTTAGACAAAAAGATAAAACAACAAGTAAAACCAACTCTTAACGGTATTGAGTATATTCCAGACTATCAGGAATGGAAAGCAGTAAGTACTACAGACCGCTTTGACAATCGTTCTATGAGAGTTATTTATGCAAATGATGTAGCTGTAAAAGCTATTGAGACAGGTAAAATTAATCCTTGGCCAAATGGGACTGTTTTTGCAAAAGCAGCTTGGGCTCAACAAATAGATAATAATGAAATAATTCGTTTGGGAAATTTTATACAGGTTGAATATATGATTAAAGATACTGAAAAATATGCTAGTACTGACAGTTGGGGTTGGGCAAGATGGCGTGGCGATGAGCTAAAGCCTTATGGTAGTGATGCTCTTTTTGTAAATGAATGCATTACCTGTCATAAACCAGTAGAAAAGTATGACTATGTATTTACTGCTCCACTTAATCTTAATGTTTTAAATTCTTCAAAATGA
- the hutF gene encoding formimidoylglutamate deiminase: protein MKTYYFKGILQNTGWKENTSFTVNNEGIITDISSFDPQNTSNEIIDGFAIPGFQNAHSHAFQYAMAGLAERHESTTSTPDDFWGWREAMYQLALTMNPEQMEAIATMLYAEMARHGYTNVAEFHYVHHDKNGVPYANLSEMGNSLISAAKNVGIGITLVPIFYQKGGFGQEPNDRQRRFISPTIDEYLTLLESSKEACTHYQHANIAIGIHSMRGVEPSDIAEIAKSGPQNIPFHIHVSEQLKEIEDSVKYLGKRPVEWLLDHVDMNDRFHLVHATHLTDNEIEGIAKSKANVVLCPSTEGNLGDGLFPLRKYQENGGKWSIGTDSHIGLNPLEELRILDYGQRLISHKRNTYSSNQQGNSGMYALEMVTETGRKAMNNFNKDFFKVGEPLNACIIDASSPLLATASTKNLTSTIVYATDSNMQLGTIANGEMIVKNRNHTKYQEIKEKFVKTIDALKNR from the coding sequence ATGAAAACCTATTATTTTAAGGGAATACTACAAAATACTGGCTGGAAAGAAAACACCAGTTTCACTGTAAATAATGAAGGTATCATTACAGATATCTCTTCTTTTGACCCACAAAATACATCCAATGAAATTATTGATGGTTTTGCTATTCCCGGGTTTCAGAATGCACACTCTCATGCGTTTCAATATGCTATGGCAGGTTTGGCAGAAAGGCATGAAAGCACTACTTCTACCCCAGATGACTTTTGGGGATGGAGAGAAGCCATGTACCAATTAGCATTAACAATGAATCCAGAGCAAATGGAAGCCATAGCAACAATGCTCTATGCAGAAATGGCTCGTCATGGATATACCAATGTAGCCGAATTTCATTATGTACATCACGATAAAAATGGAGTCCCCTACGCTAATCTTTCCGAAATGGGAAATAGTCTTATTTCCGCAGCAAAAAATGTAGGTATTGGGATTACGCTGGTTCCTATTTTTTATCAAAAAGGAGGTTTTGGGCAAGAACCAAATGACAGGCAGCGAAGGTTTATCTCTCCTACTATTGATGAATATCTAACATTATTAGAATCAAGCAAAGAAGCTTGTACACACTACCAACATGCTAATATTGCTATTGGCATACACTCTATGAGAGGAGTTGAACCGTCTGATATTGCCGAGATCGCAAAATCTGGACCTCAGAATATTCCCTTTCATATTCATGTTTCAGAACAACTAAAAGAGATAGAAGATTCTGTCAAATATCTGGGAAAACGTCCTGTAGAATGGTTATTAGATCATGTAGATATGAATGACAGGTTTCATTTGGTACACGCAACACACCTAACAGATAATGAAATCGAGGGAATTGCAAAAAGCAAAGCTAATGTAGTGCTCTGCCCTAGTACAGAAGGTAATTTGGGGGATGGATTATTTCCGTTAAGAAAATACCAGGAAAATGGAGGGAAATGGAGTATTGGCACCGATAGTCACATAGGTCTTAATCCGTTAGAAGAACTACGTATTTTGGATTATGGACAACGCTTAATTTCTCATAAAAGAAACACCTACTCCTCTAATCAACAAGGAAATTCTGGAATGTATGCATTAGAAATGGTTACTGAAACAGGAAGAAAAGCGATGAATAATTTTAACAAGGATTTCTTTAAGGTTGGAGAACCTCTAAATGCTTGTATTATTGATGCTTCATCACCATTATTAGCTACCGCCTCTACAAAAAATCTTACATCGACTATTGTATATGCTACAGATTCAAACATGCAGTTAGGAACTATTGCTAACGGAGAAATGATTGTTAAAAACCGAAATCATACAAAGTATCAGGAGATAAAAGAAAAGTTTGTAAAAACCATCGATGCATTAAAGAACAGGTGA
- a CDS encoding IS1595 family transposase, translated as MIPEDFRDFFISSSALVQSEIVSTLLEISTEGSALIDSNQSKAISCPHCKCNKIKANGKLKGVQRYVCNTCHKNFSETTGKFWYNLKKKDKVNRYLFCLLSGYSIRKSAKETGISIQTSFDWRHKLLVSFGSVSVDEFQGILESDDLFFAYSEKGNRNLDRPARKRGAKASKAGLSNEKVAVIASCDRSGNKDFKVATRGRISKSDLETILQGKLAKVETLCSDSHRSYTAFAKDKKVAHKKFNASKGQRAVDKIYHVQNVNNMDMRLRKFMEPFNGVATKYLQNYLNWFLVLEKIKNSTSKMATVAAIAFASNTAWMEFKNIVVNNMLFRT; from the coding sequence ATGATACCAGAAGATTTTAGAGATTTTTTCATTAGTTCATCGGCTTTGGTTCAATCAGAAATTGTTTCCACATTATTGGAGATCTCTACTGAGGGTTCAGCCCTGATTGATAGCAATCAGAGTAAAGCCATAAGCTGTCCTCATTGTAAGTGCAATAAAATTAAGGCTAATGGTAAGCTCAAAGGAGTACAGCGCTATGTTTGTAATACTTGTCATAAAAACTTTAGTGAAACTACCGGTAAGTTCTGGTACAACCTCAAGAAGAAAGACAAAGTTAATCGTTATTTATTCTGTTTACTCTCTGGATATAGTATTCGCAAGAGTGCCAAAGAAACAGGGATTTCTATTCAGACTTCTTTTGATTGGAGGCACAAATTACTTGTCTCCTTTGGGAGCGTAAGTGTGGATGAATTCCAAGGAATCCTAGAGAGTGATGATCTTTTCTTTGCTTACTCTGAAAAAGGGAATCGAAATTTGGATCGTCCTGCTAGAAAACGTGGCGCAAAGGCAAGTAAAGCTGGTCTCAGTAATGAAAAAGTAGCTGTGATAGCCAGTTGTGACCGATCAGGGAACAAAGATTTCAAAGTAGCTACCAGAGGTCGCATTAGTAAAAGTGACTTGGAGACTATATTACAAGGGAAGTTGGCTAAAGTAGAAACCCTTTGTAGCGACAGTCACAGAAGCTATACTGCATTTGCAAAAGACAAGAAGGTAGCACACAAAAAATTTAATGCTTCGAAGGGTCAAAGAGCTGTTGACAAAATATATCACGTACAAAATGTGAATAATATGGATATGCGTCTAAGGAAATTTATGGAGCCCTTCAATGGAGTGGCAACAAAATACCTTCAGAATTATCTGAATTGGTTTTTAGTCTTAGAAAAAATAAAAAATTCAACCAGTAAAATGGCAACCGTAGCAGCTATAGCCTTTGCTTCCAATACTGCCTGGATGGAATTTAAAAACATAGTAGTAAATAATATGCTTTTTAGAACTTAG
- the hutI gene encoding imidazolonepropionase produces the protein MTTYTLIGPITQLIPLQKTGSKGAIKDQDLEIIENAGILIEGEKIHTIGAFSDLKEKANALQAEIIELHTDHVCTPGFIDPHTHICFSGSRANDYAMRNAGRSYLEIAEAGGGIWDTVTQTRKAEQQVLVSGVIERANTLLKRGITTIEVKSGYGLSVTEELKMLRAIKTANSSTTADLVSTCLAGHILPRDFDGDHKAYLEEISTTLFPLLKEEQLTNRIDAFVEQGAFLPSDIYPYFEKAKQMGFDITVHADQFNTGGSEVAVKVGAISADHLEASTENEIQMLAQSNVISVALPGASIGLGCDFTPARKILDAGGALAIASDWNPGSAPMGDLLTQACILGTFQKLSNAEILAGITCRAAAALNLDDRGRLVPGMIADFNLFETEHINEIFYHQGKLIPSQVCKKGKLI, from the coding sequence ATGACAACATATACATTAATAGGCCCGATCACGCAACTTATACCGCTACAAAAAACAGGTAGTAAAGGTGCTATAAAAGATCAAGACCTCGAAATCATTGAGAATGCAGGTATTCTTATTGAAGGTGAAAAAATCCACACCATTGGTGCTTTTTCAGATTTAAAAGAAAAAGCCAATGCGCTACAAGCAGAAATTATAGAATTACATACCGATCATGTATGTACTCCTGGCTTTATAGATCCTCATACTCATATTTGTTTTTCTGGATCCAGAGCTAATGATTATGCTATGCGAAATGCAGGAAGATCCTATCTAGAAATTGCTGAAGCTGGTGGTGGTATCTGGGATACCGTTACTCAAACCAGAAAAGCAGAACAGCAGGTGCTTGTTTCTGGTGTTATAGAAAGAGCAAATACATTACTAAAAAGAGGAATTACCACAATCGAAGTAAAAAGTGGATATGGTCTTTCGGTTACAGAAGAACTTAAAATGCTACGTGCTATAAAAACTGCAAATAGTAGTACAACAGCAGATTTAGTCTCCACCTGTCTTGCCGGGCATATACTTCCCCGGGATTTTGATGGAGATCATAAAGCATACCTCGAAGAAATTAGTACTACTCTATTTCCTTTATTAAAAGAAGAGCAACTTACAAATCGAATAGACGCTTTTGTTGAGCAAGGAGCATTTCTTCCTTCTGATATCTATCCCTATTTTGAAAAAGCAAAACAAATGGGATTTGATATTACCGTCCATGCAGATCAATTTAATACAGGAGGTAGCGAAGTAGCTGTAAAAGTAGGAGCAATTAGTGCAGATCATTTGGAAGCCAGTACCGAGAATGAAATACAAATGTTAGCCCAAAGTAATGTGATTTCGGTTGCTTTACCTGGTGCTTCCATTGGATTAGGATGTGACTTCACTCCTGCCCGAAAAATTTTAGACGCAGGAGGAGCTCTTGCTATCGCCAGTGACTGGAATCCTGGTTCGGCACCAATGGGGGATTTGCTAACACAAGCTTGTATTCTGGGCACATTTCAAAAATTAAGTAATGCAGAAATTCTTGCCGGAATTACCTGTAGAGCAGCTGCTGCACTTAATCTAGACGACAGAGGAAGATTAGTTCCTGGGATGATAGCAGATTTTAACCTGTTTGAAACAGAACATATCAATGAAATCTTTTACCATCAGGGAAAACTCATTCCTTCTCAGGTATGCAAAAAAGGAAAGTTAATATAA
- a CDS encoding N-formylglutamate amidohydrolase yields the protein MNLFKITEAKAPIVPIIISVPHSGTKFPSAIKKQYKKRMRTHLDDTDWFVHRLYEFAPSLGITVVKANLSRWVIDLNRDPKSVPLYNDNRLITSNTPITDFYGNKIYKSQEFEPDQNEIKRRLDTYYWPYYKQLKTLIEDRKNQFGKVLLWDAHSIRHKVSTIQKDPFPDMILGNNDEKTASPELITSALHGLKSGTFEINHNSPFKGGHITRYFGNPENNIHTLQLEMNKILYMDDNEVTYNEERAKKVQHILQHTMERLIETLQK from the coding sequence GTGAATCTATTTAAGATTACAGAAGCCAAAGCACCTATAGTTCCTATAATTATAAGTGTCCCGCATTCGGGAACAAAATTTCCTTCAGCCATAAAAAAACAGTATAAAAAAAGGATGCGTACCCATCTTGATGATACTGATTGGTTTGTACATCGACTGTACGAATTCGCACCATCTTTGGGAATCACTGTAGTTAAGGCAAATCTAAGTCGATGGGTAATCGACCTTAATAGAGATCCAAAAAGTGTACCCTTGTATAATGATAACAGACTTATTACAAGCAATACACCAATAACAGATTTTTACGGAAATAAAATTTATAAGTCTCAAGAATTCGAACCTGATCAAAACGAAATTAAGAGAAGATTAGATACCTATTACTGGCCCTACTACAAGCAACTTAAAACGCTGATAGAAGATAGAAAAAACCAGTTTGGTAAAGTTTTACTTTGGGATGCGCATTCTATCCGCCATAAAGTAAGTACGATTCAAAAAGATCCTTTTCCAGATATGATTTTAGGAAATAACGATGAGAAAACGGCATCTCCAGAACTCATTACATCTGCTTTGCATGGGTTAAAATCAGGAACATTTGAAATTAATCATAACTCCCCTTTTAAGGGAGGACATATTACCCGTTACTTCGGAAATCCAGAGAATAATATTCATACGCTTCAGCTGGAAATGAATAAAATTTTATATATGGATGACAATGAAGTTACTTATAATGAGGAAAGAGCAAAAAAAGTGCAGCACATATTACAACATACCATGGAGCGTTTAATTGAAACGCTACAAAAATAA
- a CDS encoding LytTR family transcriptional regulator DNA-binding domain-containing protein has translation MKFNKIILLSTLLILGLIYYLSFNYIYNTATADLINKQIENSKIQADIISSLLSEKLISGYSKEEVKNELQRSIENSPIENSFICMFDDTGKEICHPDRERIGKTLTKNNSILTSIPNQKIEKNFKESIIQKVSIGGLRETENYTEIVYLSPVKNTDWIVASHSNILKFKDVLDNLKEKLSFIFILVWLGSSLLIYFFLQFINSKSLEKITELNRETSAKYFNELKKLNKNISKTTNSDKSINDRFLADKGIKLTPVYIDNIAIIYTENKITNIVEHNNEKSSINLTLDELFKSLNPKTFYRASRQVIISAKAINKIEKYGNAQLKVETKPISPITIIISKAKITEFKKWAGKN, from the coding sequence ATGAAGTTTAACAAGATAATATTACTTTCTACCCTACTTATTTTAGGTTTAATTTACTACTTGAGTTTTAATTATATTTACAATACAGCTACAGCAGACTTAATAAATAAACAAATAGAAAATTCAAAAATTCAGGCGGACATAATTTCAAGTTTATTAAGTGAAAAATTAATATCAGGTTATTCAAAAGAAGAAGTAAAAAATGAACTTCAAAGAAGTATTGAAAATAGTCCAATAGAAAATAGCTTCATTTGTATGTTTGATGATACAGGAAAAGAAATATGCCACCCTGACAGAGAAAGAATTGGAAAAACACTGACTAAAAACAACTCGATATTAACATCAATACCCAATCAAAAAATTGAAAAAAATTTCAAAGAATCTATCATACAGAAAGTATCTATTGGAGGTTTAAGAGAAACTGAAAATTATACCGAGATAGTATATCTAAGTCCCGTTAAAAATACGGATTGGATTGTAGCTTCCCATTCTAATATTTTGAAGTTTAAAGACGTATTAGACAATCTAAAAGAGAAACTGTCATTTATATTTATTCTGGTATGGCTAGGTAGTTCTCTGTTGATATATTTTTTTCTTCAATTTATAAACTCTAAAAGTTTAGAGAAAATCACCGAACTAAACAGAGAGACGAGTGCAAAATACTTTAATGAGTTAAAAAAATTAAATAAAAACATTTCAAAAACTACGAATAGTGACAAATCAATTAATGACAGATTCTTAGCGGATAAAGGAATCAAACTCACACCTGTTTATATTGATAATATTGCCATTATCTATACAGAAAATAAAATCACTAACATTGTCGAGCATAACAATGAAAAATCTTCCATTAATTTAACATTAGATGAACTATTTAAATCTTTGAATCCAAAAACATTTTATAGAGCCTCAAGACAGGTTATTATATCGGCAAAAGCCATAAATAAAATAGAAAAATATGGAAATGCTCAACTAAAAGTAGAAACCAAGCCTATTTCACCAATAACAATTATCATTAGTAAAGCTAAAATCACAGAGTTTAAAAAATGGGCAGGCAAAAATTAA
- a CDS encoding HutD family protein translates to MEVTIITSDTFKTNTWSGGTTTQFFMYPPTANYKELNFDFRLSMATVAIEKSVFTSLPGVSRTLLVLDGEITLQHEDRYTKQLSKLDSDTFEGGWKTSSIGMCTDFNLMTTGNTVGKLGVFTPKQNENILCPIKNKWDWVFIYNYSGEVTIDINHQEYTIHQSDVLVIRQPIATNMHINAIKDSTLVFSEIVTN, encoded by the coding sequence ATGGAGGTTACCATCATTACATCAGATACATTTAAAACCAATACCTGGTCTGGGGGAACAACTACACAATTTTTTATGTATCCCCCAACGGCAAATTACAAGGAATTAAATTTTGATTTCAGGTTAAGTATGGCGACTGTTGCAATAGAAAAATCTGTTTTCACTTCACTTCCAGGTGTGTCGAGAACACTTCTGGTTTTGGATGGAGAAATAACATTACAACACGAAGACAGATACACAAAACAGCTTTCAAAATTAGATAGTGATACATTTGAAGGAGGTTGGAAAACATCTTCTATAGGAATGTGTACAGATTTTAACCTGATGACCACAGGTAACACGGTGGGTAAACTAGGCGTATTTACTCCTAAGCAAAACGAAAACATCCTATGCCCTATTAAAAATAAGTGGGATTGGGTATTTATATATAACTATTCTGGAGAAGTTACTATTGACATCAATCATCAAGAGTATACGATACACCAATCTGATGTATTAGTTATACGACAACCAATTGCAACTAATATGCATATTAATGCAATTAAAGATAGTACCTTAGTTTTCTCTGAAATAGTAACTAATTAA
- a CDS encoding urocanate hydratase, with translation MSFKEQILQGIPKTMPPKKSLDSKISRAPKRKQILSNEEKKLALKNALRYFPKDWHKELASEFLDELNTFGRIYMYRFMPEYVMYARPIDEYPAETKQAAGIMLMIQNNLDHAVAQHPYELITYGGNGAVFQNWAQYVLTMQYLATMTEAQTLHMYSGHPMGLFPSSKDAPRVVVTNGMMIPNYSKPDDWEKYNALGVTQYGQMTAGSYMYIGPQGIVHGTTITVMNAFRKTLKSEESPAGKIFLTSGLGGMSGAQPKAGNIAGCITICAEVNSKAAQKRHEQGWVDEIHDNLNDLVTRVQKAMDQKEIVSIAYQGNVVDIWERFYEENIYIQLGSDQTSLHNPWSGGYYPVGLSYEEANTLISNDPEAFKNKVQESLRRHAEAINKHTARGTYFFDYGNAFLLEASRAGADIMAENGIDFKYPSYVQDILGPMCFDYGFGPFRWVCTSGKPEDLDTTDQIALEVMEAIKKVSPKEIQQQMQDNITWIREAKQNKLVVGSQARILYADAEGRIKIAEAFNKAIESGKISAPVVLGRDHHDVSGTDSPYRETSNIYDGSKFTADMAIHNVIGDSFRGATWVSIHNGGGVGWGEVINGGFGMLLDGSAEASEKLERMLFYDVNNGISRRSWARNEEALFAIKREMERTPQLKVTLPNLVDDELLKGFI, from the coding sequence ATGAGTTTCAAAGAACAAATACTTCAAGGGATTCCTAAAACAATGCCTCCAAAGAAATCTTTGGATTCTAAAATTAGTCGTGCTCCCAAACGAAAACAAATTCTTTCTAACGAAGAAAAAAAATTAGCACTTAAAAATGCATTACGATATTTCCCAAAAGACTGGCATAAAGAACTTGCCAGTGAGTTTTTAGATGAATTAAATACATTCGGACGTATTTATATGTATCGCTTTATGCCAGAATACGTTATGTATGCTCGTCCTATTGATGAATATCCTGCAGAGACAAAACAAGCAGCAGGAATTATGCTTATGATTCAGAATAACCTGGATCATGCAGTCGCACAGCATCCATACGAGTTAATAACGTATGGTGGTAACGGAGCTGTATTTCAAAATTGGGCACAATATGTATTAACGATGCAATATTTGGCCACGATGACCGAAGCGCAAACTTTACATATGTACTCTGGACATCCTATGGGATTATTCCCTTCTTCAAAAGATGCTCCAAGAGTTGTGGTAACCAACGGAATGATGATTCCCAACTATTCAAAACCTGATGATTGGGAAAAATACAATGCTCTGGGTGTAACGCAATATGGGCAAATGACCGCAGGAAGCTATATGTACATTGGTCCTCAAGGTATTGTACATGGTACAACTATTACCGTAATGAACGCTTTTAGAAAAACATTGAAATCCGAAGAAAGTCCTGCTGGTAAAATCTTTTTAACTTCTGGATTAGGAGGAATGAGTGGTGCTCAACCAAAAGCTGGAAACATTGCAGGATGTATTACTATTTGTGCCGAAGTAAATTCAAAAGCAGCCCAAAAACGTCATGAGCAAGGTTGGGTAGATGAAATTCATGATAATTTAAATGATTTGGTAACCAGAGTTCAAAAAGCAATGGATCAAAAAGAAATCGTTTCTATTGCATATCAAGGTAATGTTGTTGATATCTGGGAGCGATTCTATGAAGAAAACATCTATATTCAATTAGGATCTGATCAAACATCATTGCACAACCCGTGGTCTGGAGGATATTATCCTGTAGGGCTAAGCTATGAAGAAGCCAATACCTTGATCAGTAATGATCCAGAAGCGTTTAAAAACAAAGTTCAGGAATCGCTTCGCAGACATGCAGAAGCAATTAATAAACATACTGCAAGAGGCACCTATTTCTTTGATTACGGAAACGCGTTCTTACTAGAAGCTTCTCGTGCAGGAGCAGATATCATGGCAGAAAACGGTATTGATTTTAAGTACCCATCCTATGTACAGGACATTCTGGGCCCTATGTGTTTTGATTATGGTTTCGGGCCTTTTAGATGGGTATGTACCTCTGGGAAACCAGAAGACCTGGACACCACAGATCAGATTGCCTTAGAAGTAATGGAAGCTATCAAAAAAGTTTCTCCAAAAGAAATTCAACAGCAGATGCAGGATAATATTACCTGGATTAGAGAAGCCAAACAAAACAAACTTGTGGTTGGTTCTCAAGCTCGTATTTTATACGCCGATGCCGAGGGTAGAATCAAAATCGCTGAAGCGTTTAACAAGGCAATTGAGAGTGGAAAAATTTCGGCTCCGGTTGTTCTGGGGAGAGATCATCATGATGTAAGCGGTACCGATTCCCCTTATCGGGAAACCAGTAATATTTATGATGGCAGTAAATTTACTGCAGATATGGCTATTCATAATGTGATCGGAGATAGTTTTAGAGGAGCTACCTGGGTATCTATCCACAATGGTGGTGGTGTTGGCTGGGGAGAAGTAATCAACGGTGGATTCGGGATGCTACTCGATGGCTCTGCAGAAGCTTCAGAAAAACTAGAACGTATGTTATTTTATGATGTAAATAATGGAATCTCTAGAAGAAGTTGGGCTCGTAATGAAGAAGCACTGTTCGCTATAAAAAGAGAAATGGAAAGAACTCCGCAACTTAAAGTAACATTACCAAATTTGGTAGATGATGAACTATTAAAAGGTTTTATATAA